The proteins below come from a single Gemmatimonadaceae bacterium genomic window:
- a CDS encoding PAS domain S-box protein, whose protein sequence is MGTGGANGAHESPALEALNLGEILPAIDGFLFLLSGDGEIHDYRAGTPEDLFLPPEQFLGRRIRDLFPPESTGAIDAALRDAETLGSARVQYSLPMADGMRVYEAQIIPLSGHRRLAIVRQVTERARRDAESHANASRLRAILEATLECVMVIAPDGTLLEMNAAGLAMLEVPDLATAQRAPLADVVCPEYRTAFAAMLQRVLGGDSPTLTFELAGRHGTRRWVESNAVPLRNAQGTIDAVLSVSRDITARRQADGALRESEERLAEAVRAYGIGIFEHDHRTDRIYYSPALRVMRGWTVDQPITLSAIVHGIHPDDRAAVVSAIASAHDPAGAGDYDVEYRVVRPDGSVRWVRSRAHTTFEGSGKGRRAARTVGAIADVTDQREREEALRTRDAAIEASLNGLAIATLDGVLAYTNPAFQRMWHLGSPREALGRKASDFWLHREEAEEVTARLLDVGSWQGELTALRADGSTFLVALSAAVVRNARGENERISASFVDITDRRLAQEALRQSEERFRALIENGLDLVLTLDRSAIIRFASPSVGAILGYSASEAVGLSLVALLHPDDVAQSGTSLGDVCEGKRESTQLAVRARHRSGEWRQFEGTVRSLLHVRAVRGTVANLRDVTEQRDLEARLRQSQKLDSIGRLAGGVAHDFNNILTAVLGYTQLLEGDLTRGEAIKPDDLREVRLAAERARALTSQLLAFARRQLVSPRAVDLNAAVSASERMLRRLVGEDIAITTELDPTPWLVYIDPSQLEQVILNLAVNARDAMPEGGLLTLGTEHVVLTDEHLIEGQGVVAGPFALLTVSDSGSGIPPEALPHLFEPFYTTKRQGEGTGLGLATVYGIVRQAGGMVDVESTPGIGTRFRIYLPRATAPAPESPEQLAPRPERRGSERILVAEDDPAVRSLTVRALTEAGYHVQAAASAEDALSLVRRAALPFALLVTDVIMPGWSGPALADALREQLPLLRVLFVSGYAKDRIGEHELRREGVSFLQKPFTPHLLVQRVREALDG, encoded by the coding sequence ATGGGTACGGGCGGCGCGAACGGCGCGCATGAATCGCCGGCGCTGGAGGCTCTGAACCTCGGCGAGATCCTTCCGGCCATCGACGGATTCCTCTTCCTCCTGTCGGGGGACGGGGAGATTCACGATTACCGCGCCGGCACCCCCGAGGACCTCTTCCTCCCCCCCGAGCAATTCCTCGGGCGCCGGATCCGCGACTTGTTCCCCCCCGAGTCGACCGGCGCGATCGACGCCGCGCTACGCGACGCCGAAACACTGGGCTCCGCGCGCGTCCAGTACTCGCTCCCCATGGCCGACGGGATGCGCGTCTACGAGGCGCAGATCATCCCGCTTTCCGGGCACCGCCGACTCGCCATCGTCCGCCAGGTCACCGAGCGCGCGCGCCGCGACGCCGAGTCGCACGCCAACGCCAGCCGGCTGCGCGCCATCCTCGAGGCCACGCTCGAGTGCGTGATGGTCATTGCGCCTGACGGAACGCTGCTGGAGATGAACGCGGCCGGTCTGGCCATGCTCGAGGTCCCCGACCTCGCCACGGCGCAGCGCGCGCCGCTCGCCGACGTCGTGTGCCCCGAGTACCGCACCGCGTTCGCGGCCATGCTGCAACGCGTGCTTGGGGGCGACTCGCCCACGCTCACCTTCGAGCTTGCCGGACGACACGGCACGCGCCGATGGGTCGAGAGCAACGCCGTCCCGCTGCGCAACGCCCAAGGCACGATCGACGCCGTCCTCTCCGTATCGCGCGACATCACCGCGCGCCGCCAGGCCGACGGGGCACTGCGCGAAAGCGAGGAACGGCTGGCCGAGGCCGTGCGCGCCTACGGCATCGGGATCTTCGAGCACGATCACCGCACCGACCGGATCTATTACTCGCCCGCCCTGCGCGTGATGCGCGGCTGGACGGTCGACCAACCGATCACCCTCTCCGCCATCGTCCACGGCATCCACCCCGACGATCGTGCGGCGGTCGTGTCGGCCATTGCCAGCGCGCACGACCCCGCCGGTGCGGGCGACTATGACGTGGAATATCGCGTCGTACGTCCCGACGGCAGCGTGCGCTGGGTGCGCTCGCGCGCCCACACCACCTTCGAGGGGAGCGGGAAAGGGCGGCGCGCGGCGCGCACGGTGGGCGCCATCGCCGACGTCACCGACCAGCGCGAGCGCGAGGAGGCGCTGCGTACCCGCGACGCCGCCATCGAGGCGTCGCTCAACGGCCTCGCCATCGCCACGCTCGACGGCGTCCTGGCCTACACGAATCCTGCCTTCCAGCGCATGTGGCACCTCGGCTCGCCGCGCGAGGCGCTGGGGCGCAAGGCCAGCGACTTCTGGCTGCATCGCGAGGAGGCCGAGGAGGTGACTGCACGGTTGCTGGACGTGGGTTCGTGGCAGGGCGAGTTGACGGCGCTCCGCGCCGATGGCTCCACCTTTCTCGTCGCGCTCTCCGCCGCCGTCGTCCGCAACGCGCGTGGCGAGAACGAGCGCATCAGCGCCTCGTTTGTCGACATCACCGATCGTCGCCTGGCGCAGGAAGCGCTGCGCCAGAGCGAGGAACGCTTTCGCGCCCTGATCGAGAACGGACTCGACCTCGTCCTCACCCTCGATCGATCGGCCATCATCCGCTTCGCGAGCCCATCGGTCGGCGCAATCCTGGGCTACTCCGCCAGCGAAGCCGTCGGCCTCTCACTCGTCGCCCTGCTGCATCCCGATGACGTCGCCCAGTCAGGGACGAGCCTGGGCGATGTGTGCGAAGGCAAGCGCGAGTCCACGCAACTGGCCGTCCGTGCGCGCCACCGCAGCGGCGAGTGGCGGCAGTTCGAGGGAACGGTCCGGTCGCTGTTGCACGTGCGCGCGGTGCGGGGCACGGTGGCCAACCTGCGCGACGTCACCGAGCAGCGCGACCTCGAGGCCCGGTTGCGCCAGTCGCAGAAGCTGGACTCGATCGGGCGGCTGGCGGGGGGCGTGGCGCACGACTTCAACAACATCCTCACCGCCGTCCTCGGATACACCCAACTGTTGGAAGGTGACCTGACCCGCGGCGAGGCGATCAAGCCCGACGACCTGCGTGAAGTGCGCCTGGCGGCCGAGCGGGCACGCGCGCTCACCTCGCAACTGCTGGCCTTCGCGCGTCGCCAGCTGGTCTCCCCCCGCGCCGTGGACCTCAACGCCGCGGTGTCCGCATCCGAACGCATGCTGCGGCGGCTGGTGGGCGAGGACATCGCGATCACCACCGAGCTCGATCCCACGCCGTGGCTCGTCTACATCGATCCCTCGCAGCTGGAGCAGGTCATCCTCAACCTCGCCGTCAACGCGCGTGACGCGATGCCGGAGGGCGGGCTCCTCACGCTGGGAACGGAGCACGTCGTGCTCACCGACGAACACCTGATCGAGGGACAGGGCGTGGTCGCCGGCCCTTTTGCCCTGCTCACGGTGAGCGATTCCGGATCGGGGATCCCTCCCGAGGCGCTCCCGCACCTCTTCGAGCCGTTCTACACCACCAAGCGCCAGGGCGAGGGAACTGGGCTCGGCCTCGCCACGGTTTACGGGATCGTGCGCCAGGCCGGCGGCATGGTCGACGTGGAGAGCACTCCCGGCATCGGGACGCGATTCCGCATCTACCTCCCGCGCGCCACCGCCCCGGCGCCGGAATCGCCCGAGCAACTCGCGCCCCGCCCCGAACGGCGCGGCTCCGAGCGCATCCTGGTCGCCGAGGACGATCCGGCGGTCCGGTCCCTCACCGTGCGCGCACTCACCGAAGCCGGGTACCACGTGCAGGCCGCCGCCTCAGCCGAGGATGCGCTGTCGCTCGTGCGACGGGCGGCGCTCCCCTTCGCCCTCCTCGTGACCGACGTGATCATGCCCGGTTGGAGCGGACCCGCCCTTGCCGACGCACTGCGCGAGCAACTCCCATTGCTTCGCGTCCTCTTCGTCTCGGGCTATGCAAAGGACCGCATCGGGGAGCACGAACTCCGGCGAGAGGGTGTCTCCTTCCTGCAGAAGCCGTTCACCCCGCACCTTCTCGTTCAGCGGGTGCGCGAGGCGCTGGACGGGTGA
- the infA gene encoding translation initiation factor IF-1 produces the protein MAKEEMIELEGAVKEVLPSAMFRVDLENGHQLLATTAGKMRKFRIRILAGDRVTVEVSPYDLTRGRITFRHK, from the coding sequence ATGGCGAAGGAAGAGATGATCGAGCTCGAGGGGGCAGTGAAGGAAGTCCTGCCCAGCGCCATGTTCCGGGTCGATCTCGAGAACGGACACCAGCTGCTGGCCACGACGGCGGGGAAGATGCGCAAGTTCCGCATCCGCATCCTCGCGGGCGACCGCGTCACCGTGGAGGTGTCGCCGTACGACCTGACCCGCGGCCGCATCACCTTCCGTCACAAGTAA
- a CDS encoding ATP-binding protein, whose translation MKPCDCRERHEPRRVVLTGGPGAGKTAVLELIRLFFCVHVKTLREAAGIVFGGGFPRNQQWELRQAGQMAIYHVQRALELTGDLENAAVVLCDRGTVDGGAYWQGPGSLWEAVGTTQAAEIARYHAVIHLRTPTSPDAYGHENPLRIESLDEAAAIDARIAESWSLHPRRYFVDATPDFLTKAAQALALLRDEVPPCCRHHVKPFLWSTWPGEVEPHGP comes from the coding sequence ATGAAGCCCTGCGATTGTCGCGAGCGGCACGAGCCGCGTCGTGTGGTGCTGACCGGTGGTCCGGGTGCGGGGAAGACCGCCGTGCTCGAGTTGATCCGCCTCTTCTTCTGCGTGCACGTGAAGACGCTGCGCGAGGCTGCCGGGATCGTCTTTGGCGGCGGCTTTCCGCGAAACCAGCAGTGGGAGCTGCGGCAGGCGGGGCAGATGGCGATCTACCATGTGCAGCGCGCGCTGGAGCTGACGGGCGACCTGGAGAATGCGGCTGTCGTGCTCTGCGATCGTGGTACCGTCGACGGGGGGGCGTACTGGCAGGGGCCGGGCTCGCTGTGGGAGGCGGTGGGGACCACGCAGGCGGCGGAGATTGCGCGCTACCACGCGGTGATCCACTTGCGCACCCCGACGTCGCCCGACGCCTACGGGCACGAGAATCCGTTGCGCATCGAGTCTCTCGACGAGGCGGCGGCAATCGACGCGCGCATCGCCGAGTCGTGGTCGTTGCACCCGCGGCGCTATTTCGTGGATGCGACCCCCGACTTCCTCACCAAGGCAGCACAGGCACTCGCCCTCCTGCGCGACGAAGTTCCGCCGTGTTGCCGGCATCATGTGAAGCCCTTCCTCTGGTCCACGTGGCCGGGGGAGGTGGAACCGCACGGTCCCTAA
- a CDS encoding VOC family protein has translation MRTMSACGARGALRRGLRCRLAVGLVALVSAVSCTTPARPAPALAGAPASAQSPSPSLPTLHHVGLNSVDPERAIAWYLALWPSARRTEVAGVPSVQAEMLLMFHRIARQAPGAWRHDLHRPEEQSPFWHIGAFVNTTTLLERLAGTEVAPLPLWISPTDTVGTWRSGLAPYAGTLTAAQLATAAAAPPRDGGFAYVVAPDGVLFELTGGPGTREALAHVHFLHEQPLCAANWYVAHLGFALPPVRDSSGVEHARAPHEPCAVPNGEAGWPSLERVGTIRQPAATVRYGNGSMGWYPRQCTGTRCGGERRLVRSRGQVLDHVAFGIRDFDARYATLVRDGVTILERPHRLGTTRAFMLEDPDGLAIELVEIP, from the coding sequence ATGCGCACCATGTCGGCGTGCGGCGCGCGCGGTGCGTTGCGGCGTGGCCTTCGATGCCGGCTGGCCGTCGGCCTCGTGGCCCTGGTCTCTGCCGTCAGCTGCACGACGCCCGCCCGACCCGCGCCGGCCTTGGCCGGTGCGCCGGCGTCGGCGCAGTCGCCGTCACCGTCGCTGCCCACGCTGCACCATGTCGGGCTCAACTCGGTCGACCCGGAGCGGGCGATCGCCTGGTACCTGGCGCTCTGGCCCTCGGCCAGGCGCACCGAGGTGGCGGGGGTGCCATCGGTGCAGGCGGAGATGCTGCTCATGTTCCATCGTATCGCGCGCCAGGCGCCGGGAGCGTGGCGCCACGACCTGCATCGTCCCGAGGAGCAGTCACCGTTCTGGCACATTGGCGCCTTCGTGAACACCACGACGCTTCTCGAGCGTCTGGCGGGAACAGAGGTCGCGCCACTCCCGCTCTGGATCTCGCCGACGGACACCGTGGGGACGTGGCGGTCGGGGCTCGCCCCCTACGCGGGGACGCTGACGGCGGCGCAGCTGGCCACGGCGGCGGCGGCCCCTCCGCGCGATGGCGGCTTTGCCTATGTGGTTGCGCCTGACGGTGTCCTCTTCGAGCTCACGGGCGGCCCCGGGACGCGCGAGGCGCTGGCGCACGTGCACTTCCTCCACGAGCAACCGCTCTGCGCCGCCAACTGGTACGTGGCGCACCTGGGCTTTGCCCTCCCGCCGGTGCGCGACAGCAGCGGCGTCGAGCACGCGCGAGCGCCGCACGAGCCGTGCGCCGTGCCTAACGGCGAGGCGGGGTGGCCATCGCTGGAGCGCGTGGGGACGATTCGGCAGCCGGCGGCGACGGTGCGCTATGGCAATGGCAGCATGGGGTGGTACCCGCGCCAGTGCACGGGGACGCGCTGCGGCGGCGAGCGGCGGCTCGTGCGTTCGCGCGGGCAGGTGCTGGACCACGTCGCTTTCGGCATCCGCGACTTCGACGCTCGGTACGCCACCCTGGTGCGCGACGGCGTGACGATCCTCGAGCGGCCGCATCGTCTTGGCACCACCCGCGCCTTCATGCTCGAGGACCCGGACGGACTGGCGATCGAGCTGGTCGAGATTCCCTAA
- a CDS encoding GNAT family N-acetyltransferase codes for MRIEIEQATLADAAAIAGVRTRAAEFLTQVFGGGPWSMRIADGTVAESLVTPLTLVARAGSGVVGTLRLQGQRPRSIRIADFTPVRRPLYVVDVAVAPNAQRQGIGRLLVDAAYREAIDWPGDSLRLDTYHDAAGAGDFYLRCGYRCVARHRFHDIPLAFFERVIPIASRRRSPPSASGQVADGRRFPAGAGRRRAGDRSYDDVY; via the coding sequence ATGAGGATCGAGATCGAGCAGGCCACGCTGGCAGACGCCGCCGCCATTGCCGGCGTGCGCACACGGGCCGCGGAGTTCCTCACGCAGGTGTTCGGCGGTGGCCCATGGTCCATGCGCATCGCCGACGGCACGGTCGCCGAGTCGCTCGTGACTCCGCTGACGCTCGTGGCGCGTGCCGGCTCGGGCGTCGTGGGCACGTTGCGCCTCCAGGGGCAACGGCCGCGATCGATCCGGATCGCCGACTTCACGCCCGTGCGACGCCCGCTCTACGTGGTCGATGTTGCCGTGGCCCCTAATGCCCAACGACAGGGAATCGGACGGCTGCTGGTCGACGCCGCCTATCGCGAGGCCATCGACTGGCCGGGCGACAGCCTGCGGCTCGACACCTACCACGACGCAGCGGGCGCCGGCGACTTCTACCTGCGATGCGGCTATCGCTGCGTGGCGCGGCATCGCTTCCACGACATCCCGCTCGCCTTCTTCGAGCGGGTCATTCCCATCGCGTCGCGACGACGGTCGCCCCCGAGCGCTTCAGGGCAAGTTGCGGATGGCCGACGGTTCCCGGCCGGCGCTGGTCGCCGGCGCGCCGGCGACCGTTCGTATGATGACGTCTACTGA
- a CDS encoding DUF2277 domain-containing protein produces MCRNIRTLANFEPPATPLEIRASALQFVRKLSGTTHPSRVNEAAFQRAVDEVNEAAVRLIASLQTSAAPRTREEEARKARERGARRDARARIASIQPPSAPNDLD; encoded by the coding sequence ATGTGCCGCAACATTCGCACGCTGGCCAACTTCGAACCGCCGGCCACGCCGCTCGAGATCCGCGCGTCGGCGCTGCAGTTCGTGCGCAAGCTGAGCGGGACCACGCATCCATCGCGCGTGAACGAGGCCGCCTTCCAGCGCGCCGTGGATGAGGTGAACGAGGCGGCCGTGCGCCTCATCGCGTCGTTGCAGACCAGCGCCGCCCCACGCACGCGCGAGGAGGAGGCGCGCAAGGCGCGCGAGCGTGGGGCACGCCGCGATGCGCGCGCGCGAATCGCGTCAATCCAACCGCCGTCCGCGCCTAACGACCTGGACTGA
- a CDS encoding outer membrane beta-barrel protein: protein MTHTPPRSPRARTLLAGVVAATLALATPAIARAQGGHFGAIVGATFSTLRGIDGLDSRTGLIGGLSNVSSGSVFTLQTELLFVSKGAKGSNSTAEGLQLDYIEVPIMLRFQPMTEGTVHPHAYAGPYVGFKIDCKVKGTSGSCDDIPGVSTKTVDVGGLLGGGIDFDLGPVVLTGGMRYSFGVSSVADFDLSNVRQSAKNGVFALYTGAAIRIGGRR from the coding sequence ATGACCCACACACCGCCTCGTTCGCCCCGCGCGCGCACGCTCCTCGCTGGCGTCGTTGCCGCGACCCTCGCCCTCGCCACCCCCGCCATCGCGCGGGCGCAGGGCGGCCACTTCGGCGCCATCGTCGGCGCCACCTTCTCCACGCTGCGCGGGATCGACGGCCTCGATTCGCGCACGGGGCTCATCGGCGGCCTCTCCAATGTCAGCTCGGGATCGGTCTTCACGCTGCAGACGGAGCTCCTCTTCGTGAGCAAGGGGGCCAAGGGGAGCAACAGCACCGCCGAGGGATTGCAGCTGGACTACATCGAGGTCCCGATCATGCTGCGCTTCCAGCCCATGACGGAGGGGACCGTTCACCCGCATGCCTACGCCGGGCCGTATGTGGGCTTCAAGATCGACTGCAAGGTGAAGGGGACGTCGGGGAGCTGCGATGACATACCAGGGGTGAGCACCAAGACGGTCGACGTGGGCGGCCTTCTCGGCGGCGGCATCGACTTCGACCTGGGGCCGGTCGTCCTCACCGGCGGCATGCGCTATTCCTTCGGTGTCTCGTCCGTTGCCGACTTCGACCTCTCCAACGTCAGGCAGTCGGCCAAGAACGGCGTGTTTGCGCTGTACACGGGCGCTGCGATTCGCATTGGCGGCAGGCGCTGA
- a CDS encoding amidohydrolase family protein — MEVTAPTPHHSIRSMRLDSVALRAALALTTLFTATRASAQTVAAGNPQVSALHGKRAARLIIRNALVIDGMGTPASGPYDIVIDNNRISQIVPSGGDAIQNAIGARNNRPAGGVEIDAKGKYVLPGFVNTHAHVQDERGGTPQEQEYELKIWLASGITSVRDVGSDSRKTIPMRDRINAGQMEGPRIFHYPMFNMPPVPNTPAEARAKVQALKTMGADGIKILGTKRDVMEAMLDEAHKVGLRVAHHSAVEETNAWDDIRFGTTSIEHWYGIPDAAIPDGVQSFPPEFNYSDEVHRFRYAGRLWREADQGKLKEVLDGMVKANVAWVPTLNIYEASRDLQRAQTTPWYADYLHPTLEEYFKPNPLNHGSYFIGWTSIDEAFWKENYQIWFRALRDFDRLGGTIAVGDDAGFIYQMYGWGFVRSLELHQEAGFPALKIIQQATSNGAKVLGKENDFGRVRPGWLADLIIVNGNPLENLKVLYPTGTDAVRDGKIVRTGGVEWTIRDGFTYHGPTLLREVREIVQKARGRVKAQ; from the coding sequence ATGGAGGTTACGGCGCCCACGCCACACCACTCCATCCGATCCATGCGCCTCGACTCAGTCGCCCTCCGCGCCGCACTCGCGCTCACGACCCTCTTCACCGCAACGCGCGCCAGCGCGCAGACGGTGGCCGCTGGCAATCCACAGGTCTCCGCGTTGCACGGCAAGCGCGCTGCGCGACTCATCATCCGCAACGCGCTCGTGATCGACGGCATGGGGACGCCCGCCTCGGGCCCCTACGACATCGTCATTGACAACAACCGCATCTCGCAGATCGTGCCGTCTGGTGGTGACGCGATCCAGAACGCGATCGGTGCGCGCAACAACCGTCCGGCGGGCGGCGTGGAGATCGATGCCAAGGGGAAGTACGTGCTCCCCGGTTTCGTGAACACGCACGCGCACGTGCAGGACGAGCGCGGCGGGACGCCGCAGGAACAGGAGTACGAACTCAAGATCTGGCTCGCCTCGGGCATCACCAGCGTGCGCGATGTGGGCAGCGATTCGCGCAAGACGATCCCGATGCGCGACCGCATCAACGCCGGGCAGATGGAAGGGCCGCGCATCTTCCACTATCCGATGTTCAACATGCCCCCCGTTCCCAACACGCCCGCCGAGGCGCGCGCCAAGGTGCAAGCGCTCAAGACCATGGGAGCGGACGGCATCAAGATCCTCGGTACCAAGCGCGACGTGATGGAGGCAATGCTCGACGAGGCACACAAGGTCGGGCTGCGCGTGGCCCATCACTCGGCCGTCGAGGAGACCAATGCATGGGACGACATCCGCTTCGGGACCACCAGCATCGAGCACTGGTACGGGATTCCCGATGCCGCCATTCCCGACGGGGTGCAGTCGTTCCCGCCCGAGTTCAATTACTCGGACGAGGTGCATCGCTTTCGTTATGCAGGGCGCCTGTGGCGTGAGGCCGACCAGGGAAAGCTGAAGGAGGTGCTGGACGGGATGGTGAAGGCCAACGTGGCGTGGGTGCCCACGCTCAACATCTACGAAGCCTCGCGCGACCTGCAGCGTGCACAGACCACGCCGTGGTACGCCGACTATCTCCATCCCACGCTCGAAGAGTACTTCAAGCCCAACCCGCTCAACCACGGGTCGTACTTCATCGGGTGGACATCGATCGACGAGGCGTTCTGGAAGGAGAACTACCAGATCTGGTTCCGTGCGCTGCGCGACTTTGACCGCCTGGGCGGGACCATCGCCGTCGGTGACGACGCGGGCTTCATCTACCAGATGTATGGCTGGGGTTTTGTGCGCTCGCTCGAGTTGCACCAGGAGGCAGGCTTCCCCGCGCTCAAGATCATCCAGCAGGCCACGAGCAACGGCGCCAAGGTGCTGGGAAAGGAGAACGACTTCGGGCGCGTACGGCCGGGGTGGCTTGCCGACCTGATCATCGTGAACGGGAACCCGCTGGAGAACCTGAAGGTACTCTACCCGACCGGCACCGACGCCGTGCGGGACGGGAAGATCGTGCGCACTGGCGGCGTCGAGTGGACCATCCGGGACGGATTCACCTACCACGGCCCCACGCTGCTGCGCGAAGTTAGGGAGATCGTGCAAAAGGCGCGCGGGCGCGTGAAAGCCCAATAG
- a CDS encoding PAS domain-containing protein, whose amino-acid sequence MPDQCPRCQHALPAEANYCPACGVSIVLAATGEHPTVDFERFFIYGIDLMCLAGTDAQFIVVNPAFERALGFSAADLCSQPFTNFVHPDDRDATVAEVARLGDGTTTLAFTNRYRRADGRYVRLHWRAFPEPGTGLIYATARVVPA is encoded by the coding sequence ATGCCAGACCAATGTCCCAGGTGCCAGCATGCACTCCCCGCCGAAGCCAACTACTGCCCGGCGTGCGGTGTCAGCATCGTCCTCGCGGCCACGGGCGAGCACCCGACGGTCGATTTCGAGCGCTTCTTCATCTACGGCATCGATCTCATGTGCCTGGCCGGCACCGATGCGCAGTTCATCGTCGTGAACCCCGCGTTCGAGCGCGCCCTGGGCTTCAGCGCCGCCGACTTGTGCTCGCAACCGTTCACCAACTTCGTCCATCCCGACGATCGCGACGCCACGGTCGCCGAAGTCGCGCGCCTGGGCGACGGCACCACCACGCTCGCCTTCACCAATCGCTATCGTCGCGCCGACGGACGTTATGTCCGACTGCACTGGCGCGCCTTTCCGGAGCCGGGGACCGGGTTGATCTACGCCACCGCGCGCGTGGTGCCGGCGTGA